One genomic region from Rhabdothermincola sediminis encodes:
- a CDS encoding putative bifunctional diguanylate cyclase/phosphodiesterase, giving the protein MVDREQEQARQLADAFGPHGRAGRDLAWIVSVGVLLACAAVLTDAADPVLEWAGGLSGRGLSGITAILILTPLGATLYAARRYRDAARAAAQLDHLATHDPLTDLPNRRFLGQPFDEMLALARRQHRRVGVLFVDLEGVKKINEMYGHEVGDELLTSIADRFRRIAGPEDVVVRYAGDEFVFLCPDLTNASSAERLATKIIQAVEAPFALDGDQIRIAACVGVAITEDRPSRADEVLSDADAAMHQARRQGPGSYALFDRSMREQLTPATAERRLRTAIDNGEFRLYYQPIVSLWTKRLVGVEALLRWHDPVRGVTGAEEFMPALEETGLIVPVGNWILEEVCRQSRAWQDAHPDRPALNIKVNISARQLAQATFVAHLRESLEASRADPDRICLEVNENGLLHDVDAAWATLRDAKVLGVSLALDDFGTGYSSLSFLRRFSLDLLSIDRSFVHGIGKSREDTTIVEHVIGMAKALGIVTVAKGVETEEQMLHLRSLNCDLAQGWYFSEPQPPAMISQLLADTGSRQEWRPPPRTEDSDAAVVRVDRFEPIQAS; this is encoded by the coding sequence ATGGTCGACAGAGAACAGGAGCAAGCCCGCCAGTTGGCCGATGCCTTCGGTCCGCACGGGCGCGCGGGGCGTGACCTGGCGTGGATCGTCTCGGTCGGGGTGCTGCTCGCGTGCGCTGCGGTGCTCACCGATGCGGCCGACCCCGTGCTGGAGTGGGCAGGGGGTCTGTCAGGCCGGGGCCTCTCGGGCATCACGGCCATTCTGATCCTCACGCCGCTCGGGGCGACGCTCTACGCGGCCCGCCGCTACCGCGACGCGGCGAGGGCGGCCGCCCAGCTCGACCACCTGGCCACTCACGATCCCCTGACCGACCTCCCCAACCGCCGCTTCCTAGGCCAGCCCTTCGACGAGATGCTCGCCCTGGCTCGCCGCCAGCATCGGCGGGTGGGGGTGCTGTTCGTCGATCTCGAAGGGGTGAAGAAGATCAACGAGATGTACGGCCACGAGGTCGGTGACGAGCTGCTCACCTCCATCGCCGACCGCTTCCGCCGGATCGCCGGTCCCGAGGATGTGGTCGTGCGCTACGCGGGCGACGAATTCGTGTTCCTCTGCCCCGACCTCACCAACGCCAGTTCCGCGGAACGCCTGGCCACCAAGATCATCCAAGCGGTGGAGGCGCCCTTCGCGCTCGACGGCGACCAGATCCGTATCGCCGCCTGCGTCGGGGTCGCCATCACCGAGGATCGCCCCTCCCGGGCCGACGAGGTGCTCAGCGATGCCGACGCCGCGATGCACCAAGCTCGCCGGCAGGGTCCGGGGTCCTATGCGCTGTTCGACCGTTCCATGCGGGAGCAGCTCACCCCGGCGACTGCCGAGCGCCGCCTGCGCACCGCCATCGACAATGGCGAGTTCCGCCTGTACTACCAGCCGATCGTGTCCCTGTGGACCAAGCGCCTGGTGGGGGTCGAGGCTCTCCTGCGCTGGCACGACCCGGTCCGCGGCGTCACGGGTGCCGAGGAGTTCATGCCTGCACTCGAGGAGACCGGCCTTATCGTGCCGGTCGGCAACTGGATCCTCGAGGAGGTGTGCCGGCAGTCCCGCGCCTGGCAGGACGCCCACCCAGACCGACCAGCGCTGAACATCAAGGTCAACATCTCGGCCCGGCAGCTCGCCCAGGCGACGTTCGTGGCCCACCTACGCGAGTCGCTGGAGGCCAGCCGCGCCGATCCGGATCGCATCTGCCTCGAGGTGAACGAGAACGGCCTGCTCCACGACGTCGACGCCGCATGGGCCACGCTCCGGGACGCCAAGGTGCTCGGGGTCAGCCTGGCGCTCGACGACTTCGGCACCGGGTACTCATCACTGAGCTTCCTCCGCCGCTTCAGCCTCGACCTGCTCAGCATCGACCGCTCCTTCGTCCACGGGATCGGCAAGTCTCGGGAAGACACCACCATCGTCGAGCACGTGATCGGCATGGCCAAGGCGCTCGGCATCGTGACCGTGGCAAAAGGCGTCGAGACCGAAGAGCAGATGCTGCACCTCCGCTCGCTCAACTGTGATCTCGCCCAGG